A single genomic interval of Shewanella halotolerans harbors:
- the rho gene encoding transcription termination factor Rho translates to MNLSELKEKSISDLVILAQDMKIENMARARKQDIIFAILKAHAKSGEDIFGGGVLEILQDGFGFLRSADGSYLAGPDDIYVSPSQIRRFNMRTGDTIFGKIRPPKEGERYFALLKVSEVNFDKPENSRSKILFENLTPLHAEERIRMERGNGSTEDITARILDLCSPIGKGQRGLIVAPPKAGKTLLLQNIAQSITYNNPEVVLMVLLIDERPEEVTEMQRLVKGEVVASTFDEPASRHVQVAEMVIEKAKRLVEHKKDVVILLDSITRLARAYNTVIPSSGKVLTGGVDANALHRPKRFFGAARNIEHGGSLTIIATALVDTGSKMDEVIYEEFKGTGNQELHLSRKAAEKRVFPAIDFNRSGTRREEKLTTPDELQKMWILRKILNPMDEVSGMEFLIDKLAMTKTNEEFFTAMKRAKS, encoded by the coding sequence ATGAATTTATCAGAATTAAAAGAGAAGTCGATTTCAGACCTAGTCATTTTGGCTCAGGATATGAAAATCGAGAACATGGCCCGAGCCCGCAAGCAGGACATTATTTTCGCAATCCTTAAAGCCCACGCCAAAAGCGGTGAAGATATTTTCGGTGGCGGGGTACTCGAAATCCTGCAAGATGGTTTTGGTTTCCTTCGTAGCGCAGACGGTTCTTACCTGGCAGGTCCAGACGATATCTATGTTTCACCGAGTCAAATTCGCCGCTTTAACATGCGCACCGGTGATACCATTTTTGGTAAAATCCGCCCCCCGAAAGAAGGTGAACGTTATTTCGCGCTACTGAAAGTCAGTGAAGTCAACTTCGACAAACCCGAAAACTCCCGCAGCAAGATCCTCTTCGAAAACTTAACCCCACTTCATGCAGAAGAACGTATCCGAATGGAACGTGGTAACGGTTCAACCGAAGATATTACCGCCCGTATTCTCGACCTCTGCTCGCCAATCGGTAAGGGCCAACGTGGTCTGATCGTGGCGCCGCCGAAGGCAGGTAAAACCTTGCTGCTGCAAAACATCGCCCAGAGCATCACCTACAACAACCCAGAAGTTGTGCTCATGGTACTGCTGATAGACGAACGTCCAGAAGAAGTAACCGAGATGCAACGCCTGGTGAAGGGTGAAGTGGTCGCCTCTACCTTCGACGAGCCAGCCAGCCGTCACGTACAGGTAGCCGAGATGGTTATCGAGAAGGCTAAGCGTCTGGTTGAACATAAGAAAGACGTAGTGATCCTGCTCGACTCTATCACCCGTCTGGCACGCGCCTACAACACAGTGATCCCTTCATCAGGTAAGGTACTTACCGGTGGTGTGGACGCCAACGCATTGCACCGTCCTAAGCGCTTCTTCGGCGCCGCTCGTAACATCGAACATGGCGGCAGCCTGACCATTATCGCCACCGCGCTGGTCGATACAGGCTCTAAGATGGATGAAGTGATCTACGAAGAATTTAAGGGTACGGGTAACCAGGAACTTCACCTGTCTCGTAAGGCCGCCGAGAAGCGTGTCTTCCCAGCTATCGACTTCAACCGCTCGGGTACCCGTCGCGAAGAGAAGCTGACCACACCGGACGAGCTACAGAAGATGTGGATCCTGCGTAAGATCCTCAATCCTATGGACGAAGTCAGCGGCATGGAGTTCCTCATCGACAAGCTGGCCATGACCAAGACCAACGAAGAGTTCTTCACCGCGATGAAACGCGCTAAGTCCTAA
- the trxA gene encoding thioredoxin TrxA: MSDKIITLSDDSFENDVLKSDLPVLVDFWAEWCGPCKMIAPILDDVADEYAGKVTIAKLNVDQNNASPAKYGVRGIPTLLIFKNGELADTKVGALSKTQLKEFIDAQL; this comes from the coding sequence ATGAGCGATAAAATTATTACCCTAAGCGACGACAGCTTTGAAAACGACGTTTTAAAATCAGATCTGCCAGTCCTCGTTGATTTCTGGGCAGAATGGTGCGGCCCTTGTAAAATGATCGCCCCAATCCTGGATGACGTTGCAGACGAATATGCCGGCAAGGTAACTATCGCTAAGCTAAACGTAGATCAAAACAACGCCTCTCCGGCTAAGTATGGCGTACGTGGCATTCCAACACTGCTTATCTTCAAGAATGGTGAGCTAGCCGACACTAAAGTAGGCGCCCTTTCTAAGACTCAACTTAAAGAGTTCATCGACGCACAACTATAA
- the rhlB gene encoding ATP-dependent RNA helicase RhlB, producing the protein MSETHLTNQKFADFSLHPEIQQALVESGFEYCTPIQALSLPILLQHKDIAGQAQTGTGKTLAFLVATFNHLLTTPIPDGRQLNQPRAIVMAPTRELAIQIAKDAELLAKHTGLKVGIVYGGESYEVQRKVLDKGVDILIGTTGRIIDYVRQGVINLSTIQAVVLDEADRMFDLGFIKDIRFLFRRMPDANERLNMLFSATLSMKVQELAYDHMNDPEKVEIAPSEKTSKNITEEIFYPSQEEKMRLLLTLIEEDWPEKAIVFSNTKHSCENLWAHLEGDGHRVGLLTGDVPQKKRIRILEQFTEGQLDILVATDVAARGLHISDVSHVYNYDLPDDCEDYVHRIGRTGRAGQKGVSISFACEEYALNLPAIENYIQHSIPVTNYDSEALLDDIPPPVRIHRKHSPRPAGRSGGSKPQGGRPGARPRRHDRTRRHS; encoded by the coding sequence ATGAGCGAAACACATTTAACGAATCAAAAGTTTGCCGACTTTTCTCTACATCCAGAGATACAACAGGCATTAGTCGAAAGCGGCTTTGAATATTGCACACCTATCCAGGCATTATCATTACCGATTTTACTCCAGCATAAAGATATCGCAGGCCAAGCACAGACGGGTACAGGTAAAACCCTGGCTTTTCTGGTCGCAACCTTCAATCATCTGCTAACCACCCCCATTCCCGACGGACGTCAACTCAATCAGCCCAGAGCCATAGTGATGGCACCGACCCGCGAACTGGCTATTCAGATCGCCAAGGATGCTGAGCTGTTGGCAAAACATACCGGCCTCAAGGTCGGTATTGTCTACGGCGGCGAGAGCTATGAAGTACAACGCAAGGTGTTGGACAAGGGCGTCGATATCCTGATTGGTACCACTGGCCGCATCATAGATTATGTGCGTCAGGGGGTGATCAACCTCAGCACCATACAGGCGGTAGTGTTGGACGAAGCCGACCGCATGTTCGATCTCGGTTTCATCAAAGATATTCGCTTCCTCTTTAGACGTATGCCAGACGCCAACGAGCGTTTGAATATGCTGTTCTCGGCGACCCTGTCGATGAAGGTGCAGGAGCTGGCCTACGATCATATGAATGATCCTGAGAAGGTCGAGATCGCGCCAAGTGAGAAGACGTCTAAAAACATCACCGAGGAGATCTTCTATCCTTCACAGGAAGAGAAGATGCGCTTGCTGCTTACTCTGATTGAGGAAGATTGGCCAGAAAAAGCTATCGTGTTCTCTAACACTAAGCACAGCTGCGAAAACCTTTGGGCTCACCTGGAGGGTGATGGTCACCGAGTTGGCCTGCTCACCGGCGATGTGCCGCAGAAGAAACGTATCCGTATTCTCGAGCAGTTTACCGAGGGTCAGCTGGATATTTTGGTCGCGACAGACGTGGCCGCGCGCGGTCTGCATATCTCAGACGTGTCTCACGTGTATAACTATGATCTGCCCGATGACTGTGAAGATTATGTCCACCGTATCGGTCGTACCGGACGTGCGGGTCAGAAAGGGGTCTCTATCAGTTTCGCTTGTGAAGAGTACGCCCTGAACCTGCCGGCTATTGAGAATTATATTCAACATAGCATTCCTGTGACTAACTACGACAGCGAAGCGTTGCTCGATGATATTCCGCCACCAGTGCGCATTCATCGCAAGCATTCGCCACGTCCTGCAGGCCGTTCGGGTGGTAGTAAGCCACAGGGTGGTCGTCCAGGTGCACGTCCAAGACGCCACGACAGGACCCGTAGACACAGTTAA